In Flavobacteriales bacterium, the following proteins share a genomic window:
- a CDS encoding FkbM family methyltransferase, whose translation MKRKLKNLIKGLLKVLPIRFSRNQRYDAQTLEVMRRVLHKDSNAVDVGGHDGDILKEMIRFAPNGTHYCFEPIPVFAHKLRSKFPNAKVFEMALADAKGETTFQYVKSNPAYSGLKKRQYTGEERIEEIKVKIEKLDDIIPEKTPVHLIKIDVEGGELGVLKGAHRIIEQWKPVVIFEHGKGASEFYKTTPEDVFNFFDHSGMKISLLENFIQGGKALSKTDFIEQYEKEINYYFIAHS comes from the coding sequence GTGAAGAGGAAACTCAAAAATTTAATCAAGGGCCTGTTAAAAGTGCTGCCTATCCGGTTCTCGAGGAATCAGCGTTATGATGCGCAAACGCTTGAGGTTATGCGGAGGGTTTTGCATAAGGATTCCAATGCAGTGGATGTGGGTGGTCACGATGGTGATATTTTAAAGGAAATGATTCGTTTTGCTCCAAATGGAACACACTATTGCTTCGAGCCTATTCCTGTTTTTGCCCATAAACTGCGAAGTAAATTCCCCAATGCAAAAGTGTTTGAAATGGCATTGGCCGACGCGAAAGGGGAGACCACTTTTCAATATGTGAAATCGAATCCGGCTTATTCGGGATTAAAAAAACGTCAATATACCGGCGAAGAGCGCATTGAAGAAATCAAGGTGAAAATTGAAAAACTCGATGACATCATCCCGGAAAAAACACCTGTACATCTCATTAAAATTGATGTAGAGGGCGGTGAGCTGGGAGTGTTAAAAGGTGCACATCGCATTATTGAACAATGGAAACCGGTGGTAATTTTTGAACACGGAAAAGGTGCTTCGGAATTTTACAAAACTACACCGGAAGATGTCTTTAACTTTTTCGATCATTCCGGAATGAAAATTTCTCTTCTGGAAAATTTTATTCAAGGAGGGAAAGCACTTTCTAAAACAGATTTTATTGAGCAGTATGAAAAAGAAATAAATTATTATTTCATTGCTCATTCCTGA
- a CDS encoding aspartate kinase yields the protein MKVFKFGGASVRDAKGIRNVAEIMKLFPNEHIAVVVSAMGKTTNALEDLTRAYAKSKGNKDEILEQIRSYHYQEMDDLFAADRTKPVYAAIDKVFADIRKRFEVTASANYDLVYDQIVSQGEVLSSVIVSHFLNEQGVENTWFDARTLVRTDSTFREGRVDWEASQKLVNQNLIPFYIGAIGRRVALTQGFIGSTTIGLTTTLGREGSDYTAAILAYLLDAKDVTIWKDVAGVMNADPRRYDKAVKFDKISFREAIELSYYGASVIHPKTIKPLQNKGIPLYVKSFLSPGDKGTVIQASEEYDHLVPSFIFKSNQILISILPKDFSFIVEENLRDIFDAFASLGVRVNLMQNSALSFSVCVDFNEDKFPDLLKRLQENYKVKYNENVELVTIRHYDQPTMDMLTKGKEELVVQKSRHTARMVLREKKN from the coding sequence ATGAAAGTTTTTAAGTTCGGTGGTGCGAGTGTTCGCGATGCAAAGGGAATCCGCAATGTAGCGGAGATCATGAAATTGTTTCCCAATGAACATATTGCCGTGGTGGTTTCTGCTATGGGAAAAACGACCAATGCACTCGAAGATCTAACACGTGCCTATGCTAAATCCAAAGGCAATAAGGATGAAATTCTGGAACAAATCCGAAGCTACCATTATCAGGAAATGGACGACTTGTTTGCCGCTGACCGTACAAAACCGGTGTATGCTGCCATAGATAAAGTTTTTGCCGATATCCGAAAACGATTCGAAGTAACTGCTTCTGCCAATTACGATTTGGTATACGATCAGATTGTTTCGCAGGGCGAGGTTTTGTCGTCCGTAATCGTATCTCATTTTCTCAATGAACAAGGCGTAGAAAATACCTGGTTCGATGCGCGCACACTGGTTCGTACCGATAGCACCTTTCGTGAAGGAAGAGTGGACTGGGAAGCGAGTCAGAAACTGGTTAATCAAAACCTGATTCCGTTTTATATTGGAGCCATCGGACGAAGAGTGGCCTTAACGCAGGGATTTATTGGTAGTACCACCATTGGATTAACGACAACCCTCGGCAGGGAAGGTTCGGATTATACCGCTGCAATTTTAGCTTATTTACTCGATGCGAAAGATGTCACCATCTGGAAAGATGTTGCAGGCGTTATGAATGCCGATCCGCGCAGGTATGATAAAGCCGTAAAATTTGATAAAATTTCATTTCGCGAAGCCATCGAGCTGAGTTATTACGGCGCAAGCGTTATTCACCCGAAAACCATTAAGCCGCTGCAGAATAAAGGAATTCCACTTTATGTAAAATCATTTTTATCACCGGGTGATAAAGGAACTGTTATTCAGGCTTCGGAAGAATATGATCATTTGGTTCCTTCCTTTATTTTTAAATCGAATCAAATTCTGATTTCCATTTTGCCCAAAGATTTTTCATTCATTGTAGAAGAAAATCTGCGTGATATTTTTGATGCATTTGCATCACTCGGTGTACGTGTAAACCTGATGCAGAATTCTGCCTTGAGTTTTTCGGTTTGTGTAGATTTTAATGAGGATAAATTCCCTGATTTGCTAAAACGCCTGCAGGAAAATTACAAAGTAAAGTACAATGAAAATGTTGAGCTGGTAACGATTCGTCATTATGATCAGCCAACGATGGATATGTTGACGAAAGGTAAAGAGGAATTAGTGGTGCAAAAAAGTCGCCACACGGCACGCATGGTGTTAAGGGAGAAAAAGAATTAG
- the mfd gene encoding transcription-repair coupling factor, translating into MHISELRQVYTGDPLIQSIGKELTRGTTSICLEGLIGSADAFMAYGIFENTGGIHVFIFADREDAVYFLNDMESLIGSNENVLYFPGSGKTPYRAEDTDNANVLMRAEVLNKLGKHNKSAIVVTTAEGLAEKVVTRKHLEKNTLDLEQGKNYSVAFIDEVLLEYEFEKVDFVYQPGQFSIRGGIVDIFSFSNEDPYRIEFFGDEVESIRSFDTITQLSKQKMARISIVPNVQEKILRESRETFLDFIPSGSILWISDAEVVAKKMDKEFDRAQKAFDQLQSSLLHLQPGELYCHGEDMLRQLIKFSWISFRKQEFLQAHHHFEFKTSPQPVFSKNFDLLAKNLNENHKLGYKNIILAEQSRQVERLYTIFEDKQKEVELSSIKMPIRAGFVDHRNKLAVYTDHQIFERYHRFKLKEGFNKTREALTLKDLLSLQKGDFVTHIDHGIGQYSGLEKIEVNGKHQEAIRLIYKGGDVLYVSIHSLHRISKYTGKEGSEPSLNKLGTNNWQTLKQKTKKKVKEIAFDLIQLYAKRKSSHGFAYHPDNYLQTELEASFMYEDTPDQLKATIAVKKDMEAPYPMDRLVCGDVGFGKTEIAMRAAFKAVCDSKQVAVLCPTTLLALQHYKNFKERFKDFPCKVDYINRFKSTKSKKETLEKLQRGEIDVLIGTHAIVGKDVKFKDLGLLIIDEEQKFGVSVKDKLKLLRENVDTLTLTATPIPRTLQFSLMGARDLSIIATPPPNRHPVQTEISTFHEEIIRDRIMYEVSRGGQVFFVHNKVQNIQEIAGLIQRICPEVKICVGHGQMEGDKLEEVMMDFIEGEYDVLVATAIVESGIDISNANTILINDAHNFGLSDLHQLRGRVGRSNKRAFCVLLTQPMHTLTQEARKRLQAIEQFSDLGSGFNIAMRDLDIRGAGNLLGGEQSGFISDIGYETYQKILDEAIQELKETEFKDLYQQENEDQIEYVRECTIETDLELLIPDDYVNNVNERLILYRELDDLKNEHELEKYRLHLIDRFGVLPPQTEELLKTIRLRWLAKEIGFERLILKFNRLVGYFIAKEDSPYFQSTRFSRVLKFIQSHHQIAKMEEKNGKLQISFQHIRSVNDAIEAIEKMMLTEDKK; encoded by the coding sequence ATGCATATTTCCGAATTAAGACAAGTTTATACCGGAGATCCGCTGATTCAATCGATCGGAAAGGAATTAACCCGGGGTACGACTTCTATTTGTCTCGAAGGATTAATCGGCTCTGCTGATGCCTTTATGGCTTACGGTATTTTTGAAAATACCGGCGGAATTCATGTGTTTATTTTTGCCGACCGGGAAGACGCCGTTTATTTTTTAAACGACATGGAATCCTTAATCGGCAGCAATGAAAATGTACTTTATTTTCCCGGATCCGGAAAAACACCCTATCGCGCTGAGGACACCGACAATGCCAACGTATTGATGCGGGCAGAAGTGTTGAACAAACTGGGTAAACACAATAAATCGGCTATTGTAGTGACCACTGCAGAAGGTTTGGCCGAAAAAGTAGTGACACGCAAACACCTCGAAAAAAACACACTCGATTTAGAACAGGGAAAAAATTATTCCGTTGCATTTATCGATGAGGTTTTACTGGAATATGAATTTGAAAAAGTCGACTTCGTTTACCAACCCGGACAATTCTCAATTCGCGGAGGTATCGTAGATATTTTTTCCTTTTCGAATGAAGATCCTTACCGGATAGAATTTTTTGGTGATGAAGTAGAATCCATCCGCAGTTTCGATACGATTACGCAATTATCGAAACAAAAGATGGCGCGCATCAGTATTGTTCCCAATGTGCAGGAAAAAATTCTAAGAGAAAGCAGAGAAACATTTTTAGACTTCATTCCATCGGGAAGTATTTTGTGGATCAGTGATGCCGAAGTGGTGGCAAAAAAAATGGACAAGGAATTCGACCGCGCACAAAAAGCTTTCGACCAGTTGCAGTCCTCCCTGCTCCACCTCCAACCCGGTGAACTGTATTGCCATGGAGAAGACATGCTTCGTCAACTGATTAAATTTTCATGGATCAGTTTTCGTAAACAGGAATTTTTACAAGCACATCATCATTTCGAATTTAAAACATCACCTCAGCCCGTATTCAGTAAAAACTTCGATTTACTAGCGAAAAACCTGAATGAAAATCACAAGCTGGGATATAAAAACATTATTCTCGCAGAACAATCGCGTCAAGTAGAACGATTGTATACCATTTTTGAGGACAAACAAAAAGAGGTTGAATTATCGAGTATAAAAATGCCCATCCGTGCAGGATTTGTAGATCACCGAAACAAACTTGCCGTTTATACCGATCATCAGATTTTTGAGCGTTATCATCGTTTCAAATTAAAAGAAGGATTTAATAAAACACGGGAAGCATTAACGTTAAAAGATCTGCTCAGTTTACAAAAAGGAGATTTTGTTACCCATATCGATCATGGTATCGGACAATATTCCGGATTAGAGAAAATTGAAGTCAACGGAAAACATCAGGAAGCCATCCGCTTAATTTATAAAGGAGGAGATGTATTGTATGTCTCCATTCACTCGCTGCACCGTATTTCGAAATACACCGGAAAAGAAGGATCGGAACCGAGTTTAAATAAATTGGGGACCAACAACTGGCAAACGTTAAAGCAAAAAACGAAGAAGAAAGTCAAAGAAATTGCCTTTGATTTAATTCAACTTTACGCTAAACGAAAATCATCTCACGGTTTTGCCTACCATCCCGATAATTATTTGCAAACCGAACTGGAAGCTTCGTTTATGTACGAAGACACACCTGATCAATTAAAAGCAACTATTGCCGTTAAAAAAGACATGGAAGCGCCTTATCCAATGGATCGACTGGTTTGCGGAGATGTAGGATTCGGTAAAACAGAAATTGCCATGCGTGCTGCATTTAAGGCCGTATGCGATTCGAAACAAGTTGCGGTGTTATGTCCCACCACCCTTTTGGCATTACAGCATTATAAAAATTTTAAAGAACGCTTTAAAGATTTCCCTTGTAAAGTCGATTACATCAATCGCTTCAAAAGTACCAAATCGAAAAAAGAAACACTGGAGAAATTGCAAAGGGGAGAAATAGATGTGTTAATCGGAACACATGCCATAGTTGGTAAGGATGTAAAATTTAAAGATCTCGGTTTATTAATCATTGATGAGGAACAAAAATTTGGCGTAAGTGTAAAAGATAAACTAAAGTTGCTGCGCGAAAATGTTGATACACTCACACTCACTGCTACGCCAATTCCAAGAACATTACAATTCTCATTAATGGGCGCTCGCGATTTGAGCATCATTGCAACACCACCACCAAACCGGCATCCGGTTCAAACAGAAATCAGCACCTTTCATGAGGAGATTATCCGAGACCGGATCATGTACGAGGTTTCGCGCGGGGGACAAGTATTTTTTGTCCATAACAAAGTGCAGAACATCCAGGAGATTGCCGGACTCATACAGCGGATTTGTCCGGAAGTAAAAATCTGTGTGGGACACGGTCAAATGGAAGGCGACAAACTGGAGGAAGTGATGATGGATTTTATTGAAGGGGAATATGATGTTCTGGTTGCAACCGCCATTGTGGAAAGTGGAATTGATATATCAAATGCCAATACCATTCTGATTAATGATGCACACAATTTCGGTTTAAGCGATCTGCACCAATTGCGTGGTCGGGTTGGAAGAAGTAATAAACGTGCATTTTGTGTCTTGCTTACGCAACCGATGCATACGCTCACGCAGGAAGCAAGAAAACGATTGCAAGCCATTGAACAATTCTCCGATCTGGGAAGTGGATTTAACATCGCCATGCGCGATTTGGATATTCGCGGCGCAGGAAATTTATTGGGTGGAGAACAAAGCGGATTTATTTCCGATATCGGTTACGAAACCTACCAGAAAATTCTCGATGAAGCCATTCAGGAATTAAAAGAAACTGAATTTAAAGATCTTTATCAGCAAGAAAATGAAGATCAGATTGAATATGTACGTGAATGTACCATTGAAACGGATCTTGAATTATTGATTCCGGACGATTACGTAAACAATGTGAACGAGCGTCTCATCCTTTACCGCGAACTGGATGATTTGAAAAATGAACATGAACTGGAAAAATACCGTCTGCATTTAATCGACCGATTTGGCGTATTGCCTCCGCAAACCGAAGAATTATTAAAGACAATCCGACTCCGCTGGCTGGCCAAAGAAATCGGCTTCGAGCGCCTCATTCTTAAATTTAATCGTCTTGTTGGTTATTTTATTGCCAAAGAAGACTCCCCGTATTTTCAGTCGACCCGCTTTTCCAGGGTTTTAAAATTCATTCAATCGCATCATCAGATTGCCAAAATGGAAGAAAAAAATGGAAAATTGCAGATCAGTTTTCAGCACATCCGATCGGTTAACGATGCCATTGAAGCCATTGAAAAAATGATGTTGACCGAGGACAAAAAATAA
- the fbp gene encoding class 1 fructose-bisphosphatase, protein MSKIKTLGEFIIEKQTDFPFASGDLTKLLSSIRLAAKIINREVNRAGLSGDILGAAGTENIQGEAQQKLDVYADNQFIFALRARGEVCAIASEENDDFVVFENELSMNGKYIVLFDPLDGSSNIDVNVSIGTIFSIYRRLDDHAPITLQDFLQPGSKQVAAGYVIYGSSTMLVYTTGNGVNGFTLDPSIGTFCLSHPDIKMPVDGKIYSVNEGNIRQMEKGVQDYIAYCQEDDKATSRPYSGRYIGSLVADFHRNLMKGGIYIYPGTSKAPEGKLRLLYECNPLAMIAEQAGGKASNGKQRILDIQPSKLHQRVPFFVGSKNMVEKAEAFLNEK, encoded by the coding sequence ATGAGCAAAATCAAAACCCTCGGCGAATTCATTATTGAGAAGCAAACCGACTTTCCCTTTGCATCGGGAGATCTCACCAAATTACTGAGTTCCATTCGTCTGGCGGCAAAAATCATTAACCGTGAAGTGAACCGGGCCGGTTTATCGGGCGATATTCTCGGTGCTGCCGGAACCGAAAACATTCAGGGGGAAGCGCAACAAAAACTGGATGTGTATGCCGACAATCAATTCATCTTCGCATTAAGGGCACGTGGTGAAGTATGTGCAATTGCGAGTGAGGAGAATGATGATTTTGTGGTTTTTGAGAATGAATTGTCCATGAACGGAAAATACATCGTTTTGTTCGATCCGCTCGATGGTTCTTCCAATATCGACGTCAACGTATCCATCGGAACCATATTTTCCATTTACCGTCGTCTTGACGATCATGCTCCTATCACTTTGCAGGATTTTCTTCAACCGGGATCTAAACAAGTGGCGGCTGGATATGTCATTTACGGTTCATCCACCATGTTGGTATATACCACAGGCAATGGAGTAAACGGATTTACGCTTGATCCTTCCATTGGAACGTTTTGTTTATCGCACCCGGATATTAAAATGCCGGTAGATGGAAAAATTTATTCCGTGAACGAAGGAAACATCCGCCAAATGGAAAAAGGAGTTCAGGATTATATTGCATATTGTCAGGAAGACGATAAAGCGACTTCTCGTCCCTATAGCGGCAGATATATCGGTTCATTGGTGGCCGATTTCCACCGCAACCTGATGAAGGGCGGAATTTATATTTATCCGGGCACCAGCAAAGCACCTGAAGGAAAATTACGTTTGCTTTATGAATGTAATCCTTTAGCGATGATTGCTGAGCAGGCCGGCGGAAAAGCAAGTAACGGAAAACAACGCATCCTCGATATTCAACCCAGTAAACTCCATCAGCGTGTTCCGTTTTTTGTGGGATCCAAAAACATGGTAGAAAAAGCAGAAGCATTTCTGAACGAAAAATAA
- a CDS encoding GNAT family N-acetyltransferase, translating to MEIKVRKGTAADIPRALELVKELALYEKAPLEVENSVEEMLKDGFGASPVFGLFVAEVNGKTEGIAIWYYKYSTWKGKCIFLEDIVVTESMRGKGIGAKLFEAVVALAREEKVRRMEWQVLDWNEPAIRFYKKYNAVLDPEWVNGKLTFDQLQQTSYSLI from the coding sequence ATGGAAATAAAGGTGAGAAAAGGTACGGCTGCCGATATCCCCAGAGCATTGGAACTGGTGAAGGAATTGGCATTGTATGAAAAGGCTCCGCTTGAAGTGGAAAATTCCGTAGAGGAAATGTTGAAAGATGGATTTGGAGCATCGCCTGTATTTGGATTGTTCGTTGCCGAGGTCAATGGAAAAACAGAAGGAATTGCAATTTGGTATTATAAATATTCGACCTGGAAAGGGAAATGTATTTTCCTGGAGGATATTGTGGTGACGGAAAGTATGCGCGGTAAAGGAATCGGTGCAAAATTATTTGAAGCTGTAGTAGCGCTGGCCAGAGAGGAAAAAGTGCGCAGAATGGAATGGCAGGTGCTCGACTGGAATGAACCGGCGATTCGTTTTTATAAAAAATACAATGCAGTTCTCGATCCGGAATGGGTAAATGGGAAACTGACATTTGATCAATTGCAACAAACATCCTATTCGCTTATTTAA
- a CDS encoding DUF4890 domain-containing protein, whose protein sequence is MKKVILLFVALIGSSVAMAQVKTEVNSAQTHQPKQQQASKEERAEQFAGRMLKELNLTPEQKNRVYAAKLDQITAKEGLDAQYTDKEAQRAHHAEYSAVQESFDAKMKTILTADQYQKWQEKKRNNKVVGPAPKKK, encoded by the coding sequence ATGAAAAAAGTTATTCTTCTTTTCGTTGCACTCATCGGTAGCAGTGTTGCTATGGCACAAGTAAAAACCGAAGTGAACAGTGCACAAACCCATCAGCCTAAACAGCAACAAGCCTCTAAAGAAGAGCGCGCCGAACAGTTTGCCGGACGCATGCTGAAGGAGCTCAATCTAACTCCGGAGCAGAAAAACCGTGTTTATGCTGCTAAACTTGACCAAATTACTGCAAAGGAAGGTTTAGATGCGCAGTATACCGACAAAGAAGCGCAGCGTGCACACCATGCAGAATACAGTGCTGTTCAGGAAAGTTTTGATGCAAAAATGAAAACCATTTTAACTGCTGATCAATATCAGAAATGGCAGGAGAAGAAAAGAAATAATAAAGTGGTGGGACCAGCGCCAAAGAAAAAATAA
- a CDS encoding ribonuclease H-like domain-containing protein yields MFAIVDIETTGGSPQQSRITEIAVYLSDGKKVVDQFITLVNPEQHIPSFITKLTGISDEMVASAPRFQDISSQLALITKDAVFVAHNVAFDYGMIRHEYRELGMEFHRQLLCTVKSSRKLIPGYPSYSLGNLCKELNIEIEHRHRAGGDALATMELFHLLYGQHKPDLLSLIEEGSPRFTGDPKADRMLENIPERTGVYFLHDSNQDVIYVGGGTNIRKKVLHHLTKGNSRQAFELRNSIADVSFEITGSELLALLMEMSEIRRLKPMFNRRYRPLAHRKIMLSKPLHYLIDKGPDRSTKIVVRVAEDQVGWGYFPSQQSISSTEDLDMFIRYVAIGTEYRSLIDAFLAKGRVEKII; encoded by the coding sequence ATGTTTGCCATTGTCGACATCGAAACCACCGGAGGTTCCCCGCAACAGTCTCGCATTACGGAGATTGCTGTATACCTAAGCGATGGAAAAAAAGTGGTGGATCAATTCATCACACTGGTGAACCCCGAGCAACACATTCCTTCTTTTATAACGAAGCTTACCGGAATCAGTGATGAAATGGTAGCATCTGCTCCCCGCTTTCAGGATATCTCTTCACAATTGGCATTGATTACCAAGGACGCCGTTTTTGTAGCGCATAATGTGGCTTTCGATTACGGTATGATCCGCCATGAGTACCGCGAATTGGGAATGGAATTCCACCGTCAATTGTTGTGCACCGTAAAATCGAGCCGAAAATTAATTCCGGGTTATCCTTCATATTCATTGGGAAATTTGTGCAAGGAACTCAATATTGAAATTGAACATCGTCACCGCGCCGGCGGTGATGCTTTGGCTACCATGGAGTTGTTTCATTTGTTATATGGTCAGCATAAACCCGATTTATTAAGTCTGATTGAAGAAGGTTCTCCTCGTTTTACCGGTGATCCGAAAGCAGATCGTATGCTCGAAAATATTCCGGAGCGAACAGGTGTTTATTTTTTGCACGATAGCAATCAGGATGTGATTTATGTGGGCGGAGGAACCAACATCCGGAAAAAAGTACTGCATCATTTAACCAAAGGAAATTCACGCCAGGCTTTTGAATTAAGAAATTCCATAGCAGATGTTTCATTCGAAATAACAGGTAGTGAACTGCTGGCCTTGTTGATGGAGATGTCGGAAATAAGACGATTAAAACCGATGTTTAACCGCCGTTATCGTCCGCTCGCTCACCGCAAAATTATGTTGAGTAAACCTTTACATTATTTAATCGACAAAGGACCCGACCGCAGCACTAAAATAGTTGTGCGCGTTGCAGAGGATCAGGTTGGTTGGGGTTATTTTCCTTCGCAACAGAGTATAAGTAGTACGGAGGACCTGGATATGTTTATCCGTTACGTGGCCATCGGTACCGAATACCGCTCGCTCATTGATGCATTCCTGGCTAAGGGACGCGTTGAAAAAATAATCTGA
- a CDS encoding helix-turn-helix transcriptional regulator: MRKNFLDYIHSTKQSPGISISNQRYPYMEQPEIFIPLIRQMDVVLILADYRTGSFPYVSENSNTILGIKPEQLKADGLIGYVRHLEVDDQSVVVRQMFPDFLDLSRELNPDELYKTKFCFCYRLMIRGKIQMIKHSWTILELNDRKEPIVTMSTLQLMDEPIKSGILLFRQYQLCQDKGWKQVNQISYKTSGPHDHLKKLSATELKVLELIHKGMTSKQAGTQLNLSHETVNRHRKNIIKKFKASNAMDAVRIAREAGII, from the coding sequence ATGAGGAAGAACTTTCTGGATTATATCCATTCCACGAAGCAATCACCCGGAATCTCTATTTCCAATCAGCGTTATCCTTACATGGAGCAACCTGAAATTTTTATTCCATTGATTCGTCAAATGGATGTAGTTCTGATTTTGGCCGACTACAGAACCGGCAGTTTCCCCTATGTTTCTGAAAATTCCAATACCATTTTGGGAATTAAACCGGAGCAATTAAAGGCAGACGGCCTTATCGGTTATGTTCGCCATCTGGAGGTAGATGATCAATCGGTAGTTGTTCGCCAAATGTTTCCTGATTTCCTCGATTTATCCCGTGAGTTAAATCCGGATGAACTTTATAAAACCAAATTCTGCTTTTGCTATCGGCTAATGATTCGGGGCAAAATTCAAATGATTAAGCACAGCTGGACCATCCTTGAACTGAACGATAGAAAAGAGCCCATTGTAACCATGAGTACCTTACAGTTGATGGACGAACCTATCAAATCGGGTATATTGTTATTCCGTCAGTACCAACTTTGTCAGGATAAAGGCTGGAAGCAAGTCAATCAAATCAGCTACAAGACTTCCGGTCCGCACGATCATCTTAAAAAATTGTCTGCAACCGAATTAAAAGTTCTGGAGTTAATTCATAAGGGAATGACCTCCAAACAAGCGGGAACCCAACTCAATCTTAGTCACGAAACGGTGAATCGTCACCGTAAAAACATCATTAAGAAATTCAAGGCTTCCAATGCCATGGATGCTGTACGGATAGCCCGTGAAGCTGGAATCATTTAA
- a CDS encoding antibiotic biosynthesis monooxygenase produces the protein MFTRIVKLTIKQEHISDFESLFERYKNDIRNQKGCKGLRLLHDKNDPRIFFTYSHWQLDADLENYRNSELFAVVWGTTKRYFDAKAEAWSVNEMVTLD, from the coding sequence ATGTTTACACGCATTGTTAAACTCACCATAAAACAAGAACACATCAGCGATTTCGAATCCCTGTTTGAACGGTATAAAAACGATATCCGCAATCAGAAGGGATGCAAAGGATTACGTTTACTGCACGACAAAAACGATCCGCGGATATTTTTCACCTACAGTCACTGGCAACTCGATGCCGATTTAGAAAACTACCGCAATTCGGAATTATTTGCTGTTGTTTGGGGAACCACCAAACGTTATTTCGATGCTAAAGCAGAAGCCTGGAGTGTTAACGAAATGGTGACTCTAGACTAA
- a CDS encoding RluA family pseudouridine synthase, which yields MEQQDWDEEKIEDSGEELFEHHNIKVDKGQSLLRIDKFLFDRLSGTSRNRIQLAARNGNILVNSHPVKPNYKVKPFDEISIVLPYPVREIELIPQDIPIEVVYEDEFLAVVNKPAGLVTHPGYGNYSGTLVNALIYHFQEISKIPSRSQGDEVRPGLVHRLDKNTSGIMVVAKAEEALTHLAKQFFDRSTERTYYALVWGDVKNDSGTITGHIGRSLQDRKVFRVYEDGSNGKHAVTHYSVIERLGYVTLVKCKLETGRTHQIRVHMKHIGHTLFNDTEYGGDKILKGTTFAKYQQFVENCFSLIPGQALHAKSLGFVHPEKNEWMQFDSELPEGFKAVLEKWRTYTASEKA from the coding sequence ATGGAACAGCAGGATTGGGATGAAGAGAAAATCGAAGACAGTGGCGAGGAGTTATTCGAGCATCACAATATAAAAGTCGATAAGGGACAATCACTTCTTCGCATTGATAAATTTTTGTTCGACCGCTTATCGGGTACCAGTAGGAACCGCATTCAGTTAGCCGCACGAAACGGAAATATACTTGTTAATTCCCATCCCGTAAAACCGAATTACAAAGTAAAACCCTTCGATGAAATTTCGATTGTTTTACCTTATCCGGTTCGCGAAATAGAATTAATTCCGCAGGATATTCCAATTGAAGTGGTGTACGAAGATGAATTTCTTGCAGTGGTAAATAAACCTGCCGGACTGGTAACGCATCCGGGTTATGGAAATTATTCGGGTACATTGGTCAATGCTTTAATCTATCACTTTCAGGAAATCAGTAAAATTCCTTCGCGCAGCCAAGGCGATGAGGTTCGTCCCGGATTAGTACACCGTCTCGATAAAAACACATCCGGAATTATGGTGGTTGCTAAAGCAGAGGAAGCACTTACCCATCTTGCTAAACAGTTCTTCGATCGAAGTACAGAGCGAACCTATTATGCATTGGTATGGGGCGATGTAAAAAACGACAGCGGAACAATTACCGGACATATCGGTCGATCGCTGCAGGATAGAAAAGTTTTTCGTGTGTATGAGGATGGTTCTAACGGAAAACATGCTGTTACCCATTATTCCGTAATTGAACGTCTGGGTTATGTCACCCTGGTGAAGTGCAAACTAGAAACCGGAAGAACCCATCAGATACGCGTTCACATGAAGCATATTGGTCACACCCTGTTTAACGATACTGAATATGGTGGAGATAAAATTTTAAAGGGGACCACCTTTGCCAAGTACCAGCAATTTGTGGAGAATTGTTTTTCATTGATACCGGGTCAGGCTTTGCATGCAAAATCGTTAGGTTTTGTGCATCCCGAAAAAAATGAATGGATGCAATTCGATTCCGAATTACCGGAAGGATTTAAAGCAGTGTTAGAGAAATGGCGAACCTATACGGCAAGCGAAAAAGCATAA